From a single Azospirillum fermentarium genomic region:
- a CDS encoding sigma-54-dependent transcriptional regulator — protein sequence MILIVDDEVRLAEVVADALEVRGFRAHFVDSAAAALTWIDDNPVSLVLSDLRMPGMDGREFLRLLQAARPEIPVVIITAYASVPDAVALVRDGAFDYISKPFEIEDLVATIGRALKLREAEAENLRLREELREKYDFGSLIGTSTPFQLVLKQITEVCDSRASVLLQGESGTGKELIARAVHDNSQRRNKPFIAVNCAAIPESLMESELFGHVKGAFTGAVFTREGRFAAADGGTLFLDEIGDMPLPLQAKVLRAIQEQTFEKVGSTRSQTVDIRFIAATHRDLRREVERGAFRDDLYYRLNVFPIHVPSLRDRKDDLDMLAAHILARHAAAMGKRLTGFTRPAAAAMAAYHWPGNVRELQNCVERAVIVARGAMVDVGDLPQYIFEGRPKIAQASGFPIDLDSELERIERKIVTDALHESGGVQASAAKKLGITERSLWHRVKKLSIRITRKAE from the coding sequence GTGATTCTGATCGTCGATGATGAGGTCCGGTTGGCCGAGGTGGTTGCCGACGCCCTGGAGGTCCGTGGTTTCCGGGCGCATTTCGTCGATTCGGCCGCAGCCGCCTTGACGTGGATCGATGACAATCCGGTGAGCCTCGTCCTGTCGGACCTGCGCATGCCGGGCATGGACGGGCGGGAGTTCCTGCGCCTTTTGCAGGCGGCGCGGCCGGAAATCCCCGTGGTCATCATCACCGCCTATGCCTCGGTGCCGGATGCGGTGGCGCTGGTGCGCGACGGGGCCTTCGACTACATCTCCAAGCCGTTCGAAATCGAGGATCTGGTCGCAACCATCGGGCGCGCCCTGAAGCTGCGGGAGGCGGAGGCGGAAAACCTCCGCCTGCGCGAAGAGCTGAGGGAAAAATATGATTTCGGCAGCCTCATCGGCACGAGCACCCCGTTCCAGCTTGTCCTGAAGCAGATCACGGAGGTGTGCGACAGCCGGGCCAGCGTCCTGTTGCAAGGGGAAAGCGGGACCGGGAAGGAACTGATCGCCCGCGCCGTTCACGACAACAGCCAGCGGCGCAACAAGCCCTTCATCGCCGTCAACTGTGCGGCGATCCCGGAAAGCCTGATGGAAAGCGAGCTGTTCGGCCATGTGAAGGGGGCGTTCACCGGCGCCGTCTTCACCCGCGAGGGCCGCTTCGCGGCGGCGGACGGCGGCACCCTTTTCCTGGACGAAATCGGCGACATGCCGCTGCCGCTGCAAGCCAAGGTGCTGCGCGCGATCCAGGAACAGACGTTCGAGAAGGTGGGCAGCACGCGGTCCCAGACCGTTGACATCCGCTTCATCGCCGCCACCCACCGCGACCTGCGCCGGGAGGTGGAGCGGGGGGCCTTCCGGGACGATCTCTATTACCGTCTGAACGTGTTTCCGATCCATGTGCCGTCGCTGCGGGACCGCAAGGACGATCTGGACATGCTGGCGGCCCACATTCTGGCGCGGCACGCCGCCGCCATGGGAAAGCGGCTGACCGGGTTCACCCGTCCGGCCGCCGCTGCGATGGCGGCCTATCATTGGCCCGGCAACGTGCGTGAATTGCAGAATTGCGTGGAACGGGCGGTGATCGTCGCGCGCGGCGCGATGGTCGATGTGGGCGACCTGCCGCAGTACATCTTCGAAGGGCGCCCGAAGATCGCGCAGGCGTCGGGCTTTCCCATCGATCTGGATTCCGAGTTGGAACGGATCGAGCGAAAGATCGTGACCGATGCCCTTCACGAAAGCGGCGGCGTTCAGGCCAGTGCCGCCAAGAAACTGGGCATCACGGAACGCAGCCTGTGGCACCGGGTCAAGAAGCTCAGCATCCGTATTACGCGAAAAGCCGAATGA
- a CDS encoding sensor histidine kinase, with product MTGTTVPAPPKALRAVNRPGRFALFGGMTLRWRLVIAFLSVSAFPVLMASLVVADLIAGLFSESMEHWLQDASLFVTQRLIDEQVDAKQAVTIIAASLGNDTGDLEKKIMEMSANLLASVGYDAVAIYDDAGQILYSHGAIGDGRWLPRSRQNRFFVFKDQDRPILLLGAVKRFQRNGQTYRIFVGDRWDGTVVNMGETNPNLRVQVFAVTDGQVATLNPGGGEAAQLPGGVLEKFSAGMPSVTAKMFETDRMATGFAALRDNDGSLVGVVACRMTDQLTLLSHVRTLELFVLLAGIAGALSLVVALSLSKLISRPLSRLTQALRRVHEGDYSTRVAVEGGRELVQLATGFNDMTEQLETLRRREALVRRREKLAVLGEAAAVMAHEIRNPLGIIKTSSQVLRMKFQLPQASERLISFVLDEVGRIEKLVQELLDYAQPKTIARLPVDIGAELHTVLEFTAPELAQRRIAVQTAWPTGRAVAMGDATRLHQAFLNILLNAMDAMPDGGTLTVAVAREDGDIVVTIGDTGAGVSTEVQDRIFDPFVTTKPRGTGLGLARVRDVMEQHGGSIHFDSLPGVGTTFTLRLPMVPGSEGDPR from the coding sequence ATGACCGGCACCACCGTGCCCGCCCCGCCCAAGGCGCTCCGGGCGGTGAACCGGCCGGGGCGGTTCGCGCTGTTCGGCGGGATGACGTTGCGGTGGCGGCTGGTGATCGCGTTCCTGTCGGTCAGCGCCTTTCCGGTTCTGATGGCAAGCCTCGTCGTGGCCGACCTGATCGCCGGCCTGTTCAGCGAAAGCATGGAGCATTGGCTCCAGGATGCGTCGCTGTTCGTGACGCAGCGCCTCATCGACGAGCAGGTGGACGCCAAGCAGGCCGTAACGATCATTGCCGCCAGCCTGGGCAATGATACCGGCGATCTTGAAAAAAAGATCATGGAAATGTCGGCCAATCTCCTCGCCTCGGTCGGTTATGACGCCGTGGCGATCTACGATGATGCCGGACAGATCCTGTACAGCCATGGGGCCATCGGCGATGGGCGCTGGCTGCCCCGCTCGCGCCAGAACCGGTTCTTCGTGTTCAAGGACCAGGACCGTCCGATCCTGCTGCTGGGGGCCGTGAAGCGGTTTCAGAGGAACGGCCAGACCTATCGCATCTTTGTCGGCGACCGCTGGGACGGCACCGTGGTCAACATGGGGGAAACCAACCCCAACCTGCGGGTCCAGGTCTTTGCCGTCACCGACGGTCAGGTGGCCACGCTGAACCCCGGCGGCGGGGAAGCGGCGCAGCTTCCCGGCGGTGTGCTGGAGAAATTCTCCGCCGGGATGCCGAGCGTGACCGCCAAGATGTTCGAAACCGACCGCATGGCCACCGGCTTTGCGGCGCTGCGTGACAACGACGGCAGTCTGGTGGGCGTCGTCGCCTGCCGGATGACCGACCAGCTCACGCTTCTGTCCCACGTCCGCACGCTCGAACTCTTCGTTCTGCTGGCGGGGATCGCCGGGGCGCTGTCCCTGGTGGTGGCGCTCTCGTTGTCGAAGCTGATTTCCCGTCCTCTCAGCCGCTTGACCCAGGCGCTGCGGCGCGTTCACGAAGGCGACTATTCCACCCGCGTTGCGGTGGAAGGCGGGCGAGAACTGGTCCAGCTCGCCACCGGCTTCAACGACATGACCGAGCAGCTCGAAACCCTGCGCCGCCGGGAGGCGCTGGTGCGCCGCCGGGAGAAACTGGCGGTGCTGGGCGAGGCGGCGGCGGTGATGGCCCATGAAATCCGCAACCCGCTCGGCATCATCAAGACGTCGAGCCAGGTTCTGCGCATGAAGTTCCAGTTGCCGCAGGCATCCGAACGGCTGATCAGCTTCGTGCTCGACGAGGTGGGGCGGATCGAGAAGCTGGTGCAGGAACTCCTGGACTACGCCCAGCCCAAGACGATTGCCCGCCTTCCCGTCGATATCGGGGCCGAACTGCACACGGTGCTGGAGTTCACCGCCCCCGAACTGGCGCAGCGGCGCATCGCCGTCCAGACCGCATGGCCCACGGGCAGGGCCGTGGCGATGGGCGACGCCACGCGGCTGCATCAGGCCTTCCTGAACATCCTGCTGAACGCCATGGACGCCATGCCCGACGGCGGAACCCTGACGGTGGCCGTGGCGCGCGAGGATGGCGACATCGTGGTCACCATCGGCGACACCGGCGCCGGCGTCTCCACCGAGGTTCAGGACCGCATCTTCGATCCCTTCGTGACCACCAAACCGCGGGGCACGGGGCTTGGTCTGGCGCGCGTGCGCGACGTCATGGAACAGCATGGCGGCAGCATCCACTTCGACAGCCTGCCGGGTGTCGGCACCACCTTCACCCTGCGCCTTCCCATGGTTCCCGGCAGTGAGGGAGATCCACGGTGA
- a CDS encoding GNAT family N-acetyltransferase has translation MNAEPALRAAIVPGVGALPAEDWTACFPGEAEGWDYYRACGNDRAAAVFDDRGLVLGAPLFRMEYRLDTPLQGRAAAVAQRLGDAVPGLMRWGMLGVGSPLTERCHVAVRPGLSPQDRARALAALLALLEAEAARTGDRLVVFKDVAEPDAGWLAPVLGAHRYAAVGSLPVAVLDLGGCDAAGYLASLSPATRKDLKRKLKSRASVRIEHRSGIDGIAAEIDALYESTRQNSQVRYGEFEDLPDGYFQNVARMQPGRTRFVLYWVGDRLAAFNLLLLQPDRVIDKFLGMAYPLAREHNLYAVSWMENVRFAMESHRPLLQVGQTAYASKLRFGSRLAPSTNFVQCRNGVLNRIIRGAAPWLALDRWDPDLRAFRSRRPDRAS, from the coding sequence ATGAACGCTGAGCCGGCGCTCCGCGCGGCCATCGTGCCCGGCGTGGGCGCCTTGCCCGCCGAGGACTGGACCGCGTGTTTTCCCGGCGAGGCCGAGGGCTGGGACTATTACCGCGCCTGCGGCAACGACCGGGCGGCGGCGGTGTTCGATGACCGCGGGCTGGTGCTGGGGGCGCCGCTTTTCCGCATGGAATACCGGCTGGACACGCCGTTGCAGGGCCGTGCCGCCGCGGTGGCCCAGCGGCTGGGCGATGCCGTGCCGGGGCTGATGCGCTGGGGGATGCTGGGGGTGGGGTCGCCGCTGACCGAACGCTGCCATGTGGCGGTGCGGCCCGGACTGTCCCCGCAAGACCGCGCCCGCGCCCTCGCGGCGCTGCTGGCGCTGCTGGAGGCGGAGGCGGCGCGGACGGGTGACCGGCTCGTCGTCTTCAAGGATGTGGCGGAACCGGACGCCGGCTGGCTGGCCCCGGTCCTGGGCGCGCACCGTTACGCCGCGGTCGGCAGCCTGCCGGTTGCCGTGCTGGATCTGGGCGGGTGTGACGCGGCGGGCTATCTGGCCAGCCTGTCGCCGGCGACGCGCAAAGACCTGAAGCGCAAGCTGAAAAGCCGCGCGTCGGTGCGGATCGAACACCGCAGCGGGATCGACGGCATCGCCGCCGAGATCGACGCCCTCTATGAGAGCACGCGGCAAAACAGCCAGGTGCGCTATGGCGAGTTCGAGGATCTGCCGGACGGTTATTTCCAGAACGTCGCCCGCATGCAGCCCGGACGGACCCGGTTCGTCCTGTATTGGGTGGGGGACCGTCTGGCCGCCTTCAACCTCCTTCTTTTGCAGCCGGACCGGGTGATCGACAAATTCCTCGGCATGGCGTATCCGTTGGCGCGGGAGCACAATCTCTACGCCGTGAGCTGGATGGAGAACGTTCGTTTCGCGATGGAATCCCATCGCCCCCTGTTGCAGGTGGGGCAGACGGCCTACGCCTCGAAACTGCGTTTCGGCAGCCGTCTGGCACCGTCCACGAATTTCGTCCAGTGCCGCAACGGGGTTTTGAACCGGATCATCCGCGGGGCTGCACCCTGGCTCGCCCTTGACCGCTGGGATCCGGATCTCCGGGCTTTCCGGTCCCGCCGCCCGGACCGGGCGTCATGA
- a CDS encoding alpha/beta hydrolase, whose translation MTVDRTIFLPGSGTGHQRLGILLIHGLGGTPVEMKTLGRRLQESGATVLCCQLAGHCGTAGDLKATGWRDWYASVEAGLARLEAVCDTVVVGGLSMGALLAARLAWGQPQRVGGLVMLAPTLRYDGWAIPWYSFLLKLLINTPIGQRYSFVEHEPYGVKDARIRALVVRAMNSGDSAGAGLLSTPSQAIQEMWRLTADLKPRLPEIRQPTLLIHAREDDTASLSNAFYLQRRLGGRVDALVLEDSYHLITVDRQRDVVARRVAAFLASLAAGLPAPAFHREEAVNER comes from the coding sequence ATGACCGTCGATCGGACAATCTTTCTTCCCGGTTCCGGCACCGGGCACCAGCGTCTGGGCATTCTGCTCATCCACGGGCTGGGCGGCACGCCGGTGGAGATGAAGACGCTGGGCCGCCGGCTTCAGGAAAGCGGGGCGACGGTGCTGTGCTGCCAGCTTGCCGGCCATTGCGGAACCGCCGGGGATCTCAAGGCCACCGGCTGGCGCGACTGGTACGCCAGCGTGGAGGCCGGTCTGGCCCGGCTGGAGGCGGTTTGCGACACGGTGGTGGTGGGCGGGCTTTCCATGGGCGCCCTGCTGGCCGCCCGTCTGGCCTGGGGACAGCCGCAACGGGTGGGCGGTCTGGTGATGCTGGCGCCGACGCTGCGGTACGACGGCTGGGCGATCCCCTGGTACAGCTTTCTGCTGAAGCTGCTCATCAACACGCCGATCGGCCAGCGCTATTCCTTCGTCGAGCATGAACCCTATGGGGTGAAGGACGCCCGCATCCGGGCGCTGGTGGTGCGCGCCATGAACAGCGGCGATTCCGCCGGCGCCGGGCTGTTGTCCACGCCGTCCCAGGCGATTCAGGAGATGTGGCGCCTGACCGCCGATCTGAAACCGCGCCTGCCCGAGATCCGCCAGCCGACGCTGCTGATCCACGCGCGCGAGGATGACACGGCCAGCCTGTCCAACGCCTTTTATCTTCAGCGCCGGCTGGGCGGACGGGTGGATGCGCTGGTGCTGGAGGATTCCTACCATCTCATCACCGTGGATCGGCAGCGGGATGTGGTCGCCCGGCGGGTCGCCGCGTTTCTGGCGTCGCTGGCCGCGGGGCTGCCCGCCCCCGCCTTCCACCGGGAGGAAGCGGTCAATGAACGCTGA
- a CDS encoding arginase family protein produces the protein MPDGTSTEDRGGAAAVRAVLIDLDGAVPDQPEVQRRLAAGTMTRIDARDLAARLRIVASRGALADLRGRIERAFPLADGPPPLIFYGSGDFHHLAALFLSALSGPLMVLHIDNHPDWTTFPATWNCGSWVNRALELPGVRRVVTIGPASGDLDRPQWSFANLDAIRRGTLEVHPWRAPSSRLWGRRIDAPGCTTVKGRLVWHCLEGQRWEDFIVALDRRLPQLPVWVSLDKDALVPADAVTNWDQGGLTLDAVLALIRCLAGRRPLLGMDVCGDHSPPAFSDPFRALLSATDRPVLPAASPDAARAVNGRTNARIMEAADDMAAKGLWAKGPGVP, from the coding sequence ATGCCCGACGGCACGTCCACTGAGGACCGGGGTGGTGCGGCGGCGGTCCGGGCGGTGCTGATCGACCTCGACGGTGCGGTGCCGGACCAGCCGGAGGTGCAGCGGCGTCTGGCCGCCGGCACCATGACGCGCATCGATGCGCGGGATCTGGCGGCCCGCTTGCGCATCGTCGCCAGCCGTGGGGCGCTGGCCGATCTGCGCGGGCGGATCGAGCGTGCCTTTCCCCTGGCGGACGGGCCGCCGCCGCTGATCTTTTACGGGTCCGGCGATTTTCACCATCTGGCGGCCCTGTTCCTCAGCGCGCTGAGCGGGCCGTTGATGGTGCTGCACATCGACAATCATCCCGACTGGACGACCTTTCCGGCGACCTGGAACTGCGGCTCCTGGGTCAACCGGGCGCTGGAGCTGCCGGGGGTCCGGCGGGTGGTGACCATCGGCCCGGCCAGCGGCGATCTCGACCGCCCCCAATGGTCGTTCGCCAATCTGGACGCCATCCGCCGCGGCACGCTGGAGGTTCACCCGTGGCGGGCGCCGTCCAGCCGGCTGTGGGGCCGCCGGATCGACGCCCCCGGCTGCACCACGGTGAAGGGGCGCCTTGTCTGGCACTGCCTGGAAGGGCAGCGGTGGGAGGATTTCATCGTCGCGCTGGATCGGCGGCTGCCGCAACTGCCGGTCTGGGTCTCGCTCGACAAGGACGCGCTGGTGCCGGCGGACGCGGTGACCAACTGGGACCAGGGCGGGCTGACGCTGGATGCGGTGCTGGCGCTGATCCGGTGTCTGGCGGGGCGGCGCCCGCTGCTGGGCATGGATGTGTGCGGGGACCACTCGCCCCCCGCCTTTTCCGATCCGTTCCGGGCGCTGCTGTCGGCCACGGACCGTCCGGTCCTGCCGGCGGCCAGCCCGGACGCGGCCCGCGCCGTCAATGGCCGGACCAACGCGCGCATTATGGAGGCCGCCGACGACATGGCGGCGAAAGGGCTATGGGCGAAAGGGCCAGGGGTGCCATGA
- a CDS encoding HAD-IB family phosphatase yields MPLHLFIDFDGTISEEDTTDLLLQRFADPEWEAVEEAWLRGAIGSRECMSRQVGLLRVTPAALEGFLDGIRVDPAFAGFMALCRRYGVPVTILSDGLDRVARGVLDRIGVDAPVVSNRLSWQGGDRWRLDFPHARADCASAAGNCKCARVWPDVPRPALGPASVLIGDGRSDFCAAGAAGLVFAKGKLAAHCRERAIPHTAFAGFADLIPLFQRMLDHTAPVPATLGDADARRHVH; encoded by the coding sequence ATGCCCCTTCACCTTTTCATCGACTTCGACGGCACCATCTCGGAAGAGGATACGACCGACCTGCTTCTCCAGCGCTTTGCCGACCCGGAATGGGAGGCGGTGGAGGAGGCGTGGCTGCGCGGTGCGATCGGGTCGCGTGAATGCATGTCCCGTCAGGTCGGCCTGCTGCGCGTGACGCCCGCGGCGCTGGAAGGGTTCCTCGACGGCATCCGCGTCGATCCGGCCTTTGCGGGCTTCATGGCTCTGTGCCGGCGGTACGGCGTGCCGGTCACCATCCTGTCGGACGGGCTGGACCGGGTGGCGCGGGGCGTGCTGGACCGGATCGGGGTCGATGCGCCGGTGGTGTCCAACCGTCTGAGCTGGCAGGGGGGGGACCGCTGGCGGCTGGATTTCCCCCACGCCCGCGCCGACTGCGCCAGCGCTGCCGGAAACTGCAAATGCGCCCGCGTCTGGCCGGATGTGCCGCGGCCGGCGCTGGGACCGGCGTCGGTGCTGATCGGCGACGGGCGGTCGGATTTCTGTGCCGCCGGGGCCGCCGGCCTCGTTTTCGCCAAGGGCAAGCTGGCGGCCCATTGCCGGGAGCGCGCCATTCCCCACACCGCATTCGCGGGCTTCGCCGATCTGATCCCCCTGTTCCAGCGGATGCTGGACCACACGGCCCCGGTGCCGGCCACCCTGGGAGACGCGGATGCCCGACGGCACGTCCACTGA
- a CDS encoding aspartate aminotransferase family protein: protein MTSTYQRPDRTCRSAALFDKARTLIPGGVNSTARATWSGWDPYPLFVDHGTGSRVTDVDGNEYIDYLLGLGPMLLGHRPPAVTQAVVDFIEQRGTVFALPCAEEISLAEKITAAVPSLERVRLCNTGTEAVLYAVRLARAFTGRPKLVRFEGMYHGFSDGVYWSKHPSLATAGDDKAPVAVPQGPGMPQGVGDSLIILPWNDVDALRDTLEREGSRIAAVLSEPIMCNTGCILPEPGYLEAMRDLTRKHGVLMILDEVITGFRIGLGGAQGHYGVTPDLSVFAKGLGGGFPVAAMGGRSDIMALVETGTVSIAGTYNANGIAVSAANATLDELARPGMYERLYAVSDRLREGLARLVHDLRVPAHVVGLGPVFQLWFSEHPIRSYRDAVRHADHAAFRLWWEGMLERGVLFHPGAYENLFVSFAHTEDDVDRTLDAARSTLTAMLVA from the coding sequence ATGACGTCAACCTACCAGCGGCCGGACCGCACGTGCCGCAGCGCCGCATTGTTCGACAAGGCCCGCACCCTCATTCCCGGCGGGGTGAACAGCACGGCACGCGCCACGTGGTCGGGTTGGGATCCTTATCCCCTGTTCGTGGACCACGGGACCGGCTCGCGCGTGACCGACGTGGATGGCAACGAATACATCGACTATCTGCTCGGTCTCGGCCCGATGCTGCTGGGCCATCGCCCCCCGGCGGTGACGCAGGCGGTCGTGGATTTCATCGAACAGCGGGGCACGGTCTTCGCCCTGCCCTGCGCCGAGGAAATCAGCCTCGCCGAGAAGATCACCGCCGCCGTGCCCAGCCTGGAGCGGGTCCGCCTCTGCAACACCGGCACCGAGGCCGTGCTGTACGCCGTCCGCCTTGCCCGCGCCTTCACCGGGCGGCCCAAGCTGGTGCGGTTCGAAGGCATGTACCACGGCTTTTCCGACGGGGTTTACTGGAGCAAGCACCCCAGCCTGGCCACCGCGGGCGACGATAAGGCGCCGGTGGCGGTGCCGCAGGGGCCGGGCATGCCCCAGGGGGTGGGGGATTCCCTCATCATCCTGCCGTGGAACGACGTGGACGCCCTGCGCGACACGCTGGAACGCGAAGGCAGCCGGATCGCCGCCGTGCTGAGCGAACCGATCATGTGCAACACCGGCTGCATCCTGCCCGAACCCGGCTATCTGGAGGCCATGCGCGACCTGACCCGCAAGCACGGCGTCCTGATGATCCTGGACGAGGTGATCACCGGGTTCCGCATCGGGCTGGGCGGCGCCCAGGGCCATTACGGGGTGACGCCCGACCTGTCGGTGTTCGCCAAGGGTCTGGGCGGCGGCTTCCCCGTGGCGGCCATGGGGGGCCGGAGCGACATCATGGCGCTGGTGGAAACGGGAACGGTGTCGATCGCCGGCACCTACAACGCCAACGGCATCGCCGTCTCCGCCGCCAACGCCACGCTGGACGAGCTGGCCCGGCCGGGGATGTACGAACGGCTCTACGCCGTGTCCGACCGGCTGCGCGAAGGATTGGCGCGGCTGGTCCACGACCTGCGCGTTCCGGCCCACGTCGTCGGGCTGGGGCCGGTCTTCCAGCTCTGGTTCTCCGAACACCCGATCCGCAGCTACCGGGATGCGGTGCGCCACGCCGACCACGCCGCCTTCCGGCTCTGGTGGGAAGGGATGCTGGAACGAGGTGTTCTCTTCCACCCCGGCGCCTATGAAAACCTGTTCGTGTCCTTCGCCCACACCGAGGACGACGTGGACCGCACGCTGGACGCGGCACGGTCCACGCTGACCGCGATGCTCGTCGCGTGA
- a CDS encoding MipA/OmpV family protein yields MAQTAGFPGLPEGTTLSLGGGAVASPSYLGARGMEVSPAPSFNAEIGRDVSIDAADGIRYTVLRAGGFSLGPIARYRPGRSRGSLPMRLRGLGGIADAGELGGFAAYEAGPAALDLIGTRDIGGYGGALLEARATLSIPFGDPASQQGIVVGPFVKMGNRAFLQKNLGVDAKQAAATGLAVSQPGGGLYMAGLEANAAVGLSDHWSLRGTASWGRLTGDAGSSSLVRDGGRRDQTSGGLFLVLTP; encoded by the coding sequence ATGGCGCAGACGGCGGGTTTTCCCGGGCTGCCGGAGGGCACAACGCTCTCCCTCGGCGGCGGTGCGGTGGCGTCCCCCTCCTATCTGGGAGCGCGGGGGATGGAGGTGTCGCCGGCCCCCTCTTTCAACGCCGAGATCGGGCGGGATGTGTCCATCGACGCCGCGGACGGCATCCGCTACACGGTGCTGCGCGCCGGTGGCTTCAGCCTTGGGCCGATTGCGCGCTACCGTCCGGGGCGGAGCCGCGGCTCCCTGCCCATGCGGCTGCGCGGGCTGGGCGGCATCGCCGATGCCGGGGAACTGGGCGGCTTCGCGGCCTACGAGGCCGGTCCCGCCGCCCTCGACCTCATCGGGACCAGGGACATCGGCGGGTATGGCGGCGCCCTGCTGGAAGCGCGGGCAACGCTGTCGATCCCCTTCGGCGACCCGGCCAGCCAGCAGGGCATCGTGGTGGGACCGTTCGTCAAGATGGGCAACCGGGCCTTCCTTCAGAAGAACCTGGGCGTCGATGCGAAGCAGGCGGCGGCGACCGGGCTTGCCGTCTCCCAGCCGGGGGGCGGGCTGTACATGGCCGGGCTGGAGGCCAACGCCGCCGTCGGGCTGTCGGATCACTGGTCGCTGCGCGGCACCGCTTCCTGGGGGCGCCTGACCGGCGATGCCGGCTCGTCCTCCCTGGTCCGCGACGGGGGCCGGCGGGATCAGACATCGGGGGGCCTTTTCCTGGTCCTCACGCCATGA
- a CDS encoding DMT family transporter produces MSTLAYLIWAMNILCDTGGQLAFKKAATVPGDGLDRWTAMAADPWLWAGIAFYVGEFVAWLAFLSLVPLSEGVLLGSINIVLIMVAGRLLFAERITRLRLAGILLVAAGVAAVGVGS; encoded by the coding sequence ATGAGCACGCTTGCCTATCTCATCTGGGCGATGAACATCCTGTGCGACACCGGCGGCCAATTGGCCTTCAAGAAGGCGGCGACCGTGCCCGGCGACGGGCTGGACCGCTGGACCGCCATGGCGGCGGACCCGTGGCTGTGGGCCGGCATCGCCTTTTATGTGGGGGAATTCGTGGCGTGGCTGGCGTTCCTGTCGCTGGTCCCGCTGTCGGAGGGGGTTTTGCTGGGGTCGATCAACATCGTCCTCATCATGGTCGCCGGGCGGCTGCTGTTCGCGGAACGGATCACCCGCCTGCGGCTGGCCGGGATTCTGCTTGTCGCCGCCGGTGTGGCGGCCGTGGGGGTGGGAAGCTGA
- a CDS encoding DMT family transporter, with the protein MRRGLVIGFLCLLGFDIMAQLGFKYAALAALPVSPDAGWLLRVLGQPAVFLALLGYIGAFFTWMSLLKHAPIGPAFAASHLEVVVILPFAAVLFGERIGAWQMLGALGILSGILCLALDEAHGDEAHGDGAHGDEAHAGPA; encoded by the coding sequence ATGCGCCGCGGTCTCGTCATCGGATTTCTGTGCCTGCTCGGCTTCGACATCATGGCGCAGCTTGGGTTCAAATACGCCGCCCTTGCGGCGCTGCCGGTGTCGCCCGACGCCGGGTGGCTGCTGCGGGTGCTGGGGCAGCCGGCGGTCTTTCTGGCGCTTCTGGGCTATATCGGCGCCTTCTTCACCTGGATGTCGCTGCTCAAGCACGCACCGATCGGCCCGGCCTTTGCCGCATCGCATTTGGAGGTGGTCGTGATCCTGCCCTTTGCCGCCGTGCTGTTCGGCGAACGGATCGGCGCGTGGCAGATGCTGGGAGCTTTGGGGATCCTGTCGGGCATCCTGTGCCTGGCCCTGGATGAAGCCCATGGGGATGAAGCCCATGGGGATGGCGCCCATGGGGACGAGGCCCATGCCGGACCGGCCTAA